In Sphingobacterium zeae, one genomic interval encodes:
- the dxs gene encoding 1-deoxy-D-xylulose-5-phosphate synthase, whose product MQFETGELLSKINDPSDLKKLKEDQLEQLSQELRQFIIDQVSVNGGHFAASLGVVELTVALHYVMDTPYDQLIWDVGHQAYGHKILTGRRDIFHTNRIENGISGFPNRFESKYDAFGVGHSSTSISAALGMAVASQIKGEKDRQHIAVIGDGALTGGMAFEALNHAGISKSNLLVILNDNCMSIDPNVGALKEYLTSITTSKRYNRFRDDIAAVLTKISEVGPNALGIAKKLEKSIKGTLLKNANLFESLNFRYFGPVDGHDVKKLAKTLEDLKHIPGPKLLHAVTVKGKGFALAEKDQTKWHAPGLFDKITGEIKKSLSDKPVAPKFQDVFGHTLVELAEQNDKIVGITPAMPSGSSMNIMMKAMPERAFDVGIAEQHAVTFSAGLATQGLLPFCNIYSSFMQRAYDQVIHDVALQNLNVVFCLDRAGVVGADGATHHGAYDIAFMRCVPNMTVSAPMNEEELRNLMYTAQLPNKGPFVIRYPRGNGVMPDWRRPFMEIEIGKGRLITEGEELAILSFGAIGNEAVKAVQHLNELGIHPAHYDLRFAKPLDESLLHQVFKKFNKIITVEDGSLQGGIGSAILEFMADHGYHSQVVRLGIPDKIIEHAEQNAQWKNARYDATAIIAETKKLCDGKLTSSMVG is encoded by the coding sequence ATGCAGTTTGAGACTGGAGAACTATTAAGTAAAATAAACGATCCCTCTGATCTTAAAAAACTAAAGGAAGACCAATTAGAACAATTAAGTCAGGAATTACGTCAATTTATTATTGATCAAGTTTCTGTTAATGGTGGTCACTTTGCAGCAAGTTTAGGAGTTGTCGAATTAACGGTAGCATTACATTACGTAATGGATACCCCCTATGATCAATTAATCTGGGATGTCGGTCATCAGGCTTATGGGCATAAAATTCTAACGGGGCGTCGCGATATATTTCATACCAATCGAATCGAGAACGGAATCTCGGGTTTTCCCAACCGTTTTGAATCCAAGTATGATGCATTTGGAGTTGGTCACTCATCGACTTCTATTTCTGCTGCATTGGGTATGGCAGTTGCATCTCAGATAAAGGGTGAAAAAGACCGCCAGCATATCGCTGTGATCGGTGATGGCGCCTTAACGGGAGGAATGGCATTTGAAGCATTGAATCATGCAGGAATTTCTAAATCCAATCTTTTAGTAATTCTGAATGACAATTGCATGTCGATAGATCCCAATGTTGGTGCGTTAAAGGAGTATTTAACAAGTATTACCACGTCAAAACGGTACAATAGATTTAGAGACGATATAGCAGCAGTATTAACTAAGATTTCTGAAGTTGGTCCCAACGCTTTAGGGATTGCCAAGAAATTAGAAAAAAGTATAAAAGGAACTTTACTGAAGAATGCTAATCTCTTTGAATCGCTAAATTTTAGATATTTTGGCCCCGTTGATGGGCACGATGTAAAGAAATTAGCAAAAACGCTTGAAGACCTTAAGCATATACCAGGCCCCAAATTATTACATGCAGTAACTGTTAAAGGAAAGGGCTTTGCGCTGGCTGAAAAAGATCAGACAAAGTGGCATGCTCCTGGTTTATTTGACAAAATTACGGGGGAGATCAAAAAATCGCTCAGTGATAAACCGGTAGCTCCCAAGTTTCAGGATGTCTTTGGGCATACCCTGGTAGAACTCGCAGAACAAAATGATAAGATCGTCGGGATAACCCCTGCAATGCCATCAGGATCTTCTATGAATATTATGATGAAAGCTATGCCTGAACGTGCTTTTGATGTGGGTATAGCGGAACAGCATGCTGTCACATTCAGTGCGGGACTAGCAACTCAGGGATTATTGCCATTCTGTAATATCTATTCGTCGTTTATGCAACGCGCATATGATCAGGTGATCCACGATGTTGCGTTGCAGAATCTGAACGTCGTTTTCTGTTTGGACCGTGCGGGCGTCGTAGGAGCAGATGGTGCCACTCACCATGGGGCTTATGACATCGCATTTATGCGCTGTGTTCCAAATATGACTGTTTCTGCTCCAATGAACGAGGAAGAATTACGTAATTTGATGTACACAGCTCAATTGCCGAACAAAGGACCCTTTGTCATCAGGTATCCTAGAGGAAATGGTGTTATGCCAGATTGGCGCCGCCCATTTATGGAAATCGAAATTGGAAAAGGACGTCTTATAACGGAGGGAGAAGAACTTGCTATCTTAAGTTTTGGAGCTATAGGAAACGAAGCTGTCAAAGCTGTACAGCATTTGAATGAATTAGGTATACATCCAGCACATTATGATCTTAGGTTTGCCAAGCCATTGGATGAATCCCTACTCCACCAAGTCTTTAAGAAGTTTAATAAGATTATTACAGTGGAAGACGGAAGTTTACAGGGGGGGATAGGCTCCGCTATATTAGAATTTATGGCTGATCATGGATATCACAGCCAAGTGGTTCGTTTAGGTATTCCAGATAAGATCATTGAACATGCTGAACAAAATGCTCAGTGGAAGAACGCACGCTATGATGCAACTGCAATCATAGCAGAAACTAAAAAACTTTGCGATGGAAAATTGACCAGTTCAATGGTCGGATAA
- the nadA gene encoding quinolinate synthase NadA — translation MEIVNYELQAKGYIDAPIDPSLDLVEEIQRLKKEKNAVILAHYYQESEIQDIADYIGDSLGLSQEAAKTDADLIVFAGVHFMAETAKILSPTKKVILPDAKAGCSLSDSCPPHLFAKFKEQYPDHLVITYVNCTAELKALSDIVCTSSNAVQIVESLPEDQKIIFGPDRNLGTYVKKKTGRDLVLWNGACMVHEIFSQEKIERLRAEYPDAKFIAHPECEDHILANADYVGSTAGMLKFTQNDAAHSYIVATESGILHQMQKASPHKTFIPAPPNNACACNDCPHMKLNTLEKLYNCLKFESPEILLPEDVILRAQRPIERMLEISASLGL, via the coding sequence ATGGAAATTGTAAATTATGAGCTTCAAGCCAAAGGTTATATCGATGCTCCGATCGATCCTTCATTGGATTTGGTTGAAGAAATCCAACGATTGAAGAAAGAAAAAAATGCTGTAATATTGGCTCATTATTATCAAGAGTCTGAAATTCAGGATATAGCCGATTATATTGGAGATAGCCTAGGACTATCACAAGAGGCAGCCAAGACGGATGCGGATTTAATTGTTTTTGCTGGCGTGCATTTCATGGCGGAAACAGCCAAGATACTTTCGCCTACAAAAAAGGTTATTTTACCTGATGCCAAAGCTGGTTGTTCGTTGTCGGATTCGTGTCCACCACATCTTTTTGCGAAGTTTAAAGAACAATATCCAGATCATCTGGTCATCACTTATGTGAACTGTACCGCTGAATTGAAAGCGCTTTCAGATATTGTATGTACATCAAGTAATGCTGTTCAAATTGTGGAGAGCTTACCTGAGGACCAAAAAATAATCTTTGGTCCCGATCGTAATCTAGGGACATACGTTAAAAAGAAAACTGGCCGGGATCTAGTCCTTTGGAACGGCGCTTGTATGGTGCATGAGATTTTTTCCCAGGAAAAAATTGAACGTTTGAGAGCCGAATATCCGGATGCGAAATTTATTGCCCATCCCGAGTGTGAAGATCATATTCTAGCGAACGCAGATTATGTCGGATCTACAGCTGGAATGCTGAAATTTACTCAAAATGATGCGGCTCATTCCTATATCGTTGCTACAGAATCAGGCATTCTCCATCAGATGCAGAAAGCGAGTCCTCATAAGACTTTTATACCAGCGCCACCCAACAATGCTTGTGCATGTAATGATTGTCCACACATGAAGCTGAATACGCTTGAGAAGCTCTACAATTGCCTTAAGTTTGAATCGCCTGAAATTCTTCTTCCTGAAGATGTTATTCTACGTGCCCAGCGTCCGATTGAACGCATGCTGGAAATATCGGCGAGCTTGGGACTATAA
- a CDS encoding gamma carbonic anhydrase family protein, with translation MALILPVLDKSPKIAEECFLAPNSTIVGDVEIGHHCSVWFNAVVRGDVNYIRIGNYTNIQDGAVLHCTYKKCGTSIGSYVSIGHQAMVHGCVVEDHVLIGMGAIVMDNAVIESNVIIAAGAVVLENTRCESGFLYAGVPAKKIKALTEEQRDLLLQLPHNYVLYSSWF, from the coding sequence ATGGCGCTTATTTTACCCGTTTTGGATAAGTCACCGAAAATTGCTGAAGAGTGCTTCTTAGCACCTAATTCGACGATCGTAGGTGACGTTGAGATTGGACACCATTGTTCGGTCTGGTTTAATGCTGTTGTACGTGGTGATGTCAATTATATTCGAATAGGAAACTATACAAATATTCAAGATGGAGCTGTTTTACATTGCACTTATAAGAAATGTGGTACTTCAATTGGCAGTTATGTAAGCATAGGACACCAAGCTATGGTACATGGTTGCGTTGTTGAAGATCACGTACTTATTGGTATGGGCGCTATTGTAATGGATAATGCTGTAATCGAATCGAATGTAATTATTGCTGCTGGGGCTGTCGTTTTAGAAAATACGCGCTGTGAGTCAGGATTCCTATATGCCGGTGTGCCAGCAAAAAAAATAAAAGCGCTAACTGAAGAACAGAGGGATCTGTTACTACAGTTACCGCATAATTATGTTCTATACAGTTCTTGGTTTTAG
- the dnaA gene encoding chromosomal replication initiator protein DnaA, whose product MEKTYSSVWNNCLSIIKDNIPAQSFRTWFEPVKAVRLEGDVLTIQVPSLFFYEWLEEHYVGILRKTVKKFLGEQGRLEYNIVVEKSSASHPYTTNLPSNGNGAEGKRQSIPVPVSLNRDIKNPFVIPGLKKLQVDPQLNQNYTFENFIEGECNRLARSAGYAVANKPGGTSFNPLMIYGDVGLGKTHLAQAIGNEIKRNLPDKLVIYVSCEKFCQQFVDSLKNNTINDFVNFYQAMDVIIMDDVHNFAGKEKTQDIFFHIFNHLHQSGKQIILTSDKAPKDLAGLEERLLSRFKWGLSADIQIPDLETRMAILKKKMYSDGIDLPENVVEYVATQIDNSVRELEGAMVSLLAQSTLNKKEIDLGLAKSMLKNFVKNTHKEISMDFIQKLVCEYFEVPVDMVKSKVRKREIVQARQISMYLAKAHTKSSLKSIGAFFGGRDHSTVIYACQTVEDLIETDKKFKTYVSDIMKKLKS is encoded by the coding sequence ATGGAAAAAACGTATTCAAGTGTCTGGAATAATTGTCTTTCGATTATCAAAGATAATATACCAGCACAAAGTTTCAGGACCTGGTTTGAACCTGTGAAAGCAGTCCGTTTGGAGGGTGACGTTTTGACTATTCAAGTGCCTAGCTTATTTTTTTATGAGTGGCTAGAAGAACACTATGTGGGAATTCTTCGCAAGACCGTAAAGAAATTTTTAGGAGAACAAGGTAGATTGGAATACAATATTGTAGTAGAGAAGTCTTCAGCTTCTCATCCTTATACGACTAATCTTCCATCGAATGGCAATGGAGCAGAGGGGAAAAGGCAATCGATCCCTGTACCGGTATCTTTAAATAGAGATATCAAAAATCCATTTGTTATTCCTGGATTGAAAAAATTGCAGGTTGATCCGCAATTGAATCAAAACTATACATTCGAAAATTTTATCGAAGGTGAATGTAACCGTCTTGCACGATCAGCAGGATATGCTGTCGCAAATAAGCCTGGTGGTACTTCATTCAATCCGTTGATGATTTATGGAGATGTTGGTTTGGGAAAGACACACCTTGCTCAAGCAATCGGAAATGAGATCAAAAGAAATCTTCCCGATAAACTGGTCATTTATGTGTCGTGTGAGAAATTCTGTCAACAGTTTGTGGATTCATTGAAAAATAATACAATCAATGATTTCGTCAACTTTTATCAGGCAATGGATGTCATTATTATGGATGATGTACACAACTTTGCAGGTAAAGAAAAAACACAGGATATCTTTTTCCATATTTTTAATCATTTGCATCAATCTGGTAAGCAGATTATTTTGACTTCAGACAAAGCACCTAAAGATTTGGCTGGTTTGGAGGAGCGTCTGCTTAGTCGTTTTAAATGGGGATTGTCTGCAGATATTCAGATTCCGGATCTTGAGACAAGGATGGCAATTTTGAAGAAGAAGATGTATTCCGATGGTATTGACTTACCAGAAAATGTCGTTGAATACGTCGCCACACAGATCGATAACAGTGTTCGTGAATTAGAAGGGGCAATGGTTTCACTTTTGGCTCAGTCTACATTGAACAAGAAAGAGATCGATTTGGGGTTAGCAAAATCGATGTTGAAGAATTTTGTAAAGAATACACACAAAGAAATTTCAATGGATTTTATTCAAAAATTAGTTTGTGAGTATTTTGAAGTTCCTGTGGATATGGTAAAGTCGAAAGTTAGAAAGCGAGAAATCGTGCAGGCCAGGCAAATTTCCATGTATTTAGCAAAGGCACATACCAAATCTTCACTCAAATCGATCGGAGCATTCTTCGGAGGAAGAGATCACTCCACTGTTATTTATGCCTGTCAAACCGTAGAGGATTTAATTGAAACTGACAAGAAATTCAAAACTTACGTGAGTGACATTATGAAAAAGTTAAAATCTTAA
- the nadB gene encoding L-aspartate oxidase, producing MADRKVDFLVIGSGIAGLSFALKASKFGKVLIVTKSNEDESNTKYAQGGVAAVVDKSDSFEKHIVDTQIAGDGLCDVEIVENVVREAPDRIAELISYGTSFDKEESGLYDLAKEGGHSAHRILHYKDITGYEIERALLEQAHVDPNIEIVTHYFAIDLITQHHLGEYVDKNKTDITCYGIYAFNTFSHHVDKILSKVTVMASGGAGHVYSSTTNPTIATGDGIAMVYRAKGKVRNMEFMQFHPTSLYNPKDSPAFLVSEAVRGFGGILRRVNGESFMEDYDERASLAPRDIVARAIDAEMKKSGIDYVYLDITHRDKDDIIKHFPNIYEKCLSIGLDMSKDFIPVTPAAHYLCGGIYVDDFGRSSILNLYACGECSSTGLHGANRLASNSLLEALVFAHRIFLDATQLVETISHISDVPEWDDSETSRSNEDILVTHNLRECQKIMSDYVGIVRSDFRLERALKRLHLLYEETEEFYRNTRLSVKLCELRNVIQVAYIVTKSAMLRKESRGLHYTTDHPQHSQILKDTIF from the coding sequence ATGGCAGATAGAAAGGTCGATTTTTTGGTCATTGGATCAGGTATAGCGGGATTAAGCTTCGCATTAAAAGCTTCTAAATTCGGTAAAGTGTTGATAGTCACGAAGTCTAATGAGGATGAGTCAAATACAAAATATGCGCAAGGGGGGGTAGCTGCTGTTGTGGATAAGTCCGATAGCTTTGAAAAGCATATTGTTGATACTCAGATAGCTGGGGATGGATTATGTGATGTTGAAATTGTGGAAAACGTCGTTCGCGAGGCTCCTGATCGTATTGCAGAGCTGATTTCCTACGGAACATCGTTTGATAAGGAAGAATCTGGACTTTATGACTTAGCAAAGGAGGGGGGGCATTCGGCGCATCGCATATTACATTACAAGGATATCACCGGTTACGAAATAGAACGGGCACTATTAGAGCAGGCACATGTCGATCCAAATATTGAAATTGTAACACATTACTTTGCCATTGATTTAATCACACAACACCATTTGGGTGAATATGTAGATAAGAATAAAACGGATATCACGTGTTATGGTATCTATGCTTTCAACACATTTTCTCATCACGTAGATAAAATTTTGAGTAAGGTTACGGTAATGGCTTCCGGTGGAGCTGGGCATGTATATTCAAGCACAACTAATCCGACCATTGCCACTGGCGATGGTATTGCGATGGTGTATAGAGCCAAAGGGAAGGTGCGTAATATGGAGTTTATGCAATTTCATCCCACGTCACTATATAACCCTAAGGACTCACCTGCGTTTCTCGTATCCGAAGCAGTGAGAGGATTTGGAGGTATTTTAAGAAGAGTTAATGGAGAGTCTTTTATGGAGGACTATGATGAGCGAGCTTCGTTGGCTCCGAGAGATATCGTGGCTAGAGCTATTGATGCGGAGATGAAGAAATCTGGTATTGATTATGTATATCTCGATATCACGCATAGGGATAAGGACGATATTATCAAACACTTTCCGAATATATATGAGAAATGTCTTTCTATTGGACTTGACATGTCCAAAGACTTTATACCGGTGACACCTGCAGCGCATTATCTTTGCGGTGGAATTTATGTGGATGATTTTGGGCGTAGCAGTATTCTCAATCTTTATGCCTGCGGAGAGTGTTCTTCTACAGGCTTGCATGGCGCAAATAGACTGGCTTCCAACTCGCTGCTTGAAGCACTTGTATTTGCCCATCGTATATTCTTAGATGCGACGCAATTGGTTGAAACAATCAGTCATATAAGTGATGTTCCCGAATGGGATGATTCTGAGACCTCGCGTTCTAATGAAGATATTTTGGTGACTCACAATTTGCGGGAATGCCAAAAGATCATGAGCGATTATGTTGGTATCGTCCGTTCTGATTTTAGGCTTGAAAGAGCGCTTAAGCGGCTCCATCTATTATATGAGGAGACTGAGGAGTTCTACCGGAATACAAGGCTTTCGGTAAAACTTTGCGAATTGCGAAATGTGATTCAAGTCGCTTACATTGTGACGAAATCGGCAATGTTGCGAAAGGAAAGTCGAGGATTGCATTATACAACTGACCATCCGCAGCACTCGCAAATACTAAAGGATACAATTTTTTAA
- the lpxK gene encoding tetraacyldisaccharide 4'-kinase — MITLLRYLLFPFTMIYTVVVWIRNRLYDHKLLASRSFNIPTVVIGNLSVGGTGKSPMTEFVVSILKSRYKTAILSRGYGRRTKGFYLVQTDSVALDVGDEPLQFKNKFPDVTVAVCEDRCTGIEKLESAHQLIILDDAYQHRKLSPLFNILLFDYLSFSHPMLVFPTGNFRDLLIEAKRAQIIAITKCPIELPTKDKRQIEKKIRYYNKEALIVFSYIDYLEPIDSKGRVVDIKGKDIILVTGIAKPEPMVDYLQDKTNSITHISFGDHHSFNESDINKIVKSYHSLTSGNKIILTTEKDFQRLKPFRKYFAAINLVYLPIGLRFHDALQQDLFCKRLHDTVNQSVNQP, encoded by the coding sequence ATGATAACCTTGTTACGATATCTATTATTTCCTTTTACGATGATCTATACGGTGGTAGTCTGGATAAGAAATAGATTATATGATCATAAGCTGCTTGCGTCGCGCTCTTTCAATATTCCAACTGTTGTTATAGGAAATCTTTCCGTAGGGGGAACGGGGAAAAGCCCAATGACTGAATTTGTGGTTTCTATCCTTAAGAGTCGCTATAAAACAGCTATACTCAGCCGAGGATATGGACGCCGTACAAAAGGTTTTTATCTAGTACAGACGGATTCAGTGGCCCTGGATGTCGGCGATGAGCCCTTACAATTCAAAAATAAATTTCCAGATGTCACAGTTGCAGTTTGTGAGGATCGTTGCACCGGAATTGAAAAACTTGAGTCCGCTCATCAACTTATTATTTTGGACGATGCGTATCAACATCGAAAATTATCACCACTTTTCAATATATTATTATTTGATTATCTATCGTTTTCACATCCTATGCTCGTATTTCCTACAGGAAATTTTAGGGATCTCCTTATTGAGGCTAAGCGTGCTCAGATCATAGCCATTACGAAATGTCCAATTGAACTTCCGACCAAAGACAAAAGACAAATAGAGAAGAAAATCAGGTATTATAACAAAGAAGCATTAATCGTATTTAGCTATATTGATTATCTTGAACCCATTGATAGTAAGGGAAGGGTAGTTGATATCAAAGGAAAAGACATTATTTTGGTCACTGGTATTGCCAAACCTGAACCGATGGTAGATTATCTCCAAGACAAAACGAATTCAATTACACATATCTCCTTTGGAGATCACCATTCCTTTAACGAATCTGATATTAATAAAATTGTAAAATCTTACCACAGTTTGACTAGTGGCAACAAGATCATATTGACAACTGAAAAAGACTTTCAACGTTTGAAACCTTTTAGAAAATACTTTGCTGCTATCAATTTGGTATACTTACCGATCGGACTTCGATTTCACGACGCGCTCCAACAGGACTTATTCTGTAAAAGACTGCATGATACAGTGAATCAAAGTGTTAATCAACCTTAA
- the thiL gene encoding thiamine-phosphate kinase codes for MFDFDNTERTNLEEMGEFGLIDYISKAVELTEKSTIKGIGDDAAVLDFEGKKTLISTDLLLEGIHFDLRYVPLKHLGYKAVQVNLSDIYAMNGIASQITFSIGLSSKFPLEAVEEIYQGALIACKKYNVDLIGGDTSASAQGLVISVTSIGYADADQIVYRNGAQEGDLLCVSGDLGAAYMGLQLLEREKDIYLENPNVQPDLEGKDYIVERQLKPEARKDIVALFADLGIKPTAMMDVSDGLASEILHICRQSDKGCRLYEEKIPLDQMTYDTGREFGIDPTVAALNGGEDYELLFTIAQADHDKIKNLPDISIIGYMTPRSEGCEMISKSGNLYPITAQGWNAFKKKE; via the coding sequence ATGTTTGATTTTGACAATACCGAACGAACCAACTTGGAAGAAATGGGGGAGTTCGGACTGATTGATTATATAAGCAAAGCTGTAGAATTAACAGAGAAGTCTACCATCAAAGGTATAGGTGATGACGCCGCTGTTTTGGATTTTGAGGGTAAGAAAACATTGATATCCACTGACTTACTTTTGGAGGGAATTCATTTTGATCTTCGTTATGTTCCTTTAAAGCATCTAGGTTACAAAGCTGTTCAGGTCAATTTGAGCGATATTTACGCAATGAATGGAATAGCGTCTCAGATCACCTTTTCAATAGGTTTGTCCTCTAAATTTCCATTGGAAGCCGTAGAGGAGATTTATCAGGGAGCTTTAATTGCGTGCAAGAAATATAATGTGGATTTAATTGGAGGAGACACGTCTGCTTCAGCACAAGGATTAGTAATTTCTGTCACGAGTATAGGTTACGCTGATGCAGATCAAATCGTTTATCGTAACGGTGCTCAGGAAGGAGATTTATTATGTGTCTCTGGCGATTTGGGGGCGGCTTACATGGGCTTACAGCTGCTTGAACGTGAGAAAGATATTTATCTAGAAAATCCAAATGTACAACCTGATCTGGAAGGGAAAGATTACATCGTTGAGCGGCAATTAAAACCCGAAGCCCGTAAAGATATTGTAGCTTTATTTGCTGATCTGGGAATTAAGCCTACAGCTATGATGGATGTTTCCGATGGGCTTGCCTCTGAGATTCTTCATATCTGCCGACAATCGGACAAAGGATGTCGGCTATACGAAGAAAAAATTCCGCTGGATCAGATGACTTACGATACTGGACGGGAATTTGGAATTGATCCGACTGTAGCGGCGTTGAATGGCGGTGAAGACTACGAATTATTGTTTACAATTGCTCAAGCAGATCACGATAAAATTAAGAATCTGCCGGATATCAGTATTATTGGTTATATGACCCCCAGATCTGAAGGTTGTGAGATGATTTCTAAATCTGGAAATCTTTATCCGATTACAGCACAAGGATGGAATGCTTTTAAGAAGAAAGAATAA
- a CDS encoding segregation and condensation protein A, with protein MQVEEGYEIKLPQFEGPFDLLLFFIERDELNIHDIPISKITDDFLSYVSQMHALNMEMASEFIFVASTLMRIKAKMLLPRPDLDENENEIDLREDLVQKLILYKQFKETCEDLRILEEDRLKCYSRGNIRFDIQHRLKLDSSGENLDNFDLYGLMMIYEQMMYQFRNRPPEVTHTVVKYPYTIEQQKKAIAELIEINKKLDFQEILKNSENKIQFVYNFLAILEMLQQQLLQIEVGLGYNNFNVGGRDPNVEEEFILETEEA; from the coding sequence ATGCAAGTAGAAGAAGGCTACGAAATCAAGCTTCCTCAATTTGAGGGACCTTTTGATTTACTATTATTTTTTATCGAACGGGATGAATTGAATATCCATGATATACCAATTTCAAAGATTACAGATGATTTTTTGTCTTATGTGAGCCAAATGCATGCGCTCAATATGGAAATGGCAAGTGAATTTATCTTCGTTGCCTCCACGCTGATGCGTATTAAAGCTAAAATGCTACTCCCTCGTCCAGATTTGGACGAGAATGAGAATGAAATTGACCTTAGGGAAGATCTTGTTCAAAAACTTATTCTCTATAAACAATTTAAAGAAACCTGTGAAGATCTTAGAATATTGGAGGAGGATCGTCTAAAATGCTATAGCCGAGGCAATATACGTTTCGATATCCAGCACAGACTTAAGCTAGATTCTAGCGGCGAAAATTTGGATAACTTCGATCTTTATGGCCTAATGATGATCTACGAGCAAATGATGTATCAATTCCGTAATCGTCCGCCAGAAGTAACGCATACGGTTGTCAAATATCCGTACACCATTGAACAACAAAAGAAAGCAATAGCCGAACTCATTGAGATTAACAAGAAATTGGATTTTCAGGAAATTCTTAAAAACTCAGAAAATAAAATTCAGTTTGTCTATAACTTTTTAGCCATTCTTGAAATGCTTCAGCAGCAGTTGTTACAGATTGAAGTAGGCTTGGGCTACAACAATTTCAATGTTGGTGGAAGAGATCCTAATGTAGAGGAAGAATTTATCTTAGAAACTGAAGAAGCATAA